AACAAATTACATATGTCTAGGGTAAGAAACCTCATTCACATCATCTCTTAATAGAGAAAACATTGAGTGAGGAACACATTCACTACTAAAATCAAAACGCTGCAGATTATGCCCAAGACCAGCCAAATAATCAGCACATTTATTGGCTTCTCTAAAGACCAAATGAAAGTGCACATCCCAGTCCAAACCAGCTTTAACAGCAATTGCTTGCACCAGATTTGCACAAGGATGAAGGGGGGAACATCTAATAGTAATCAGATCAAAAGCTATTTTTGAGTCTAATTCCATCATTAGACAAAAGTGTTGTTATTTGATTTTAATCTTCTTTTAAAGGTAAGGGTaacaaaagtaaaaaaaaaaagaactatcCAATGCTTAAATTTGTGAAAGTATTTAAGAAAAATCTGTTAGTgtgttaattaaaattttagaatATTATACACACATATACATAATACAAGTAGTTGGTTTAATATGTAAATATCATTAAATGATTTCCTAACAGTTTATCATTAGTATTAACAAGTCAGGACAAGAAACAACTCTAATAGAGTTGAAGTCTAGCATCGGTTGTGACGCTGAAGTTGAAATAAGTTCATTAGCATCTATTGAACTAACACAACGTCAATGCAAAACTTTGATTTGACATTCTATTCCACATATAAATAGCGTCATTCTAGTCGGCCCTAAGTAGTGTCAGCTCACCGACCATTAGCGTCGCTTTAGACCAACACTAAAAACAACTGTCAGTTTTGGGTCTGCTCACAGCCAATTAGCTAGTGACTAATGCTATTGTGGAGTTAATCTGGAGGTCAACAATACTCAACTTTGATGATTTCTCCGCACTTTCATCCTTATAAGCGATCTCTTCTCATATACTCTCAAACTCTCACACCCTCTCAAGCTCTCATTTCTCCCTTCGCCGCCTTGTCGTTCCTCACCCTTACTCTACCTGGCGCCACCACCCCTTCGCCCCGCCTCCTCCACACCGCCCTACAGTTCCTCACCTTGTCTCGTCattcctcaccctcaccctacCTCGCCTCTTGCGTTTCTATTCCGTAAATATTAGGATTTTCCTTTATACAATGAATAGTATGAGCGTTATCTATTTGATACTATTTAACTAATTGTACTACTTAGTTAACCATATAAGAGTTTAACCTATATCATTAATCCATATCATTAAAACTTACGAGTggttgatttatgtgttatatGTTTGATTATGGAGGAAACCCCACTACGAGAGTCAACTACACCAGTATACGATAAGATAATCTCCAACTAAAAATAGGTGATAAAAACAcatttcattaattaaaatCTTCTTGGTGGTTTTGAAATAAACAGAAAACTAATCCAATTTTCCATGCCATTGTTTTCAAAATCCCTCCTTTTTctattattgatttattttcatcCTACCCTCTCAAAAATCTATTTCTATTTCCCCCTCTCTTTTTTCCACACTTAATTCTCTTAAATGCATATACATTCTACTCCAGCAATGTTTCCATAAGGTCAAATGTCTTAGTCTTTCTCCCCCACTTTTCTCCTATAAAGCTAGGAAAAAGGTGTTGCTCTTGCCTCAATATCTGCCTTTTATTCTGTGTCATAAACTACCCTAATTAGTATTTATGCAATTTTCTTCCGTGAATCCAAACGAGTTCCCACATGCCTGATTCCAAAGGTTCCTCCATGGTGAACACAACCCAAAGTACCTCAACCTCACAACATAGTACTTTCCTCATGGTTCAGAACATCCTTAGAATCCTAGCCATTGTGCTCTTAGCAGCTTCAATTGCAGTCATGGTCACCAACAACCAAACCGTTTCAATCTTCTCTATCCGGTTGGAAGCTCACTTCTATTACTCAACATCCCTCAAGTAAGATTCAATTTCATCACAACCCATTTCCCATTTTCTCatgaaaaaccaaaaatcaagaaaaaaatttaatatttcccACAAATTTTCTCCTCTGTTTCCATTTTCCACAGATTTCTTGTTGCTGCAAATGGAGTGGTCTGTATCATGTCTGTGCTGACATTGATGATAGTGAACTATCTGCTGAGACAACAAGCACCACAACAAAAAGTTTATCATTATTTCTTCCTATTTGTTCATGATATGGTAAAGCTCAATCCTTTTTACAACTTCATTAATGCCCACAAGGCTGAAATGTACATAGGCAAttcagaaaaatgaaaaaaaatcttaGTCTTTTTCTTCCTATTTGTGCATTACATGGTAAAGCTTGATCCATTTTATTACTTCCATTAATACCCACAAGAGAATATGTCAGAAAACATAGATAGAAAAATCAATTCAGGGGAAAAAGAATCTTGATTTTTTATTTGCTGTGACTTGATTTTGCAGGTGATGACACTGTTATTGATGGCTGGATGTGCAGCTGCAACGGCAATTGGATACGTGGGACAATATGGAGAGCAGCATATGGGTTGGCTTCCAATGTGTGACCATGTGCGCAAGTTCTGCAAAACAAACTTGGTTTCATTGTTGCTTTCTTATTTGGCCTTCTTTGCCTATTTAGGACTCACCATTTTGACGGTGCACAGGTCCATCTCATTTTCTCCTAAGAAAATTAATCAGATGGATCATCATGATGACCCACAGGCTTTATAAGCCACAACCACTACAAAAGGTTGTGTTGTTAATTTCCTGTTTAGTATAGATGTGTTGTTGCTGAAATTTTATGCTTGAAGTATGGTGTACCATTGCTACCATTAGGGAAAATGAATTCATAGATCTTAATGATGCTTGATTATGACTCAGCCATTAATGAAATGTTGAATTACCATTATACAGTAATTGTTTTCTGAACAATTAGTTTCTTTTAGAATTTTAGATAATGTACTTGTGTTGTGTGTTGTagaattttagtatttttgttttttttcctcCTCCCTAAGAAGGGTTGAACCACTTCAGGCGGTAAACCTTTGTATCTTTCTATGAGCATTTAGAATCACA
This is a stretch of genomic DNA from Lotus japonicus ecotype B-129 chromosome 1, LjGifu_v1.2. It encodes these proteins:
- the LOC130732526 gene encoding CASP-like protein 1F2 — its product is MPDSKGSSMVNTTQSTSTSQHSTFLMVQNILRILAIVLLAASIAVMVTNNQTVSIFSIRLEAHFYYSTSLKFLVAANGVVCIMSVLTLMIVNYLLRQQAPQQKVYHYFFLFVHDMVMTLLLMAGCAAATAIGYVGQYGEQHMGWLPMCDHVRKFCKTNLVSLLLSYLAFFAYLGLTILTVHRSISFSPKKINQMDHHDDPQAL